The Pedococcus aerophilus nucleotide sequence AACGTGGCCGGGTCGTCCGTGGGCAACCTGCTGCCCGGTGGTGGCGCTGCCGGGCTGGCCGCCACCTACACGATCTGCCGTTCGTGGGGCTTCTCCCGACGCGACATCTCGACCTCGGCGATCGTCACCGGCGTCTGGAACGTCCTGGCGCGGATCGCCCTGCCGCTCATCGCGATCGCCGCACTGCTGGCCGGACGCGACCCCGACGTGCCGAACGCCCTCGAGGACGCCGCGGTCGCCGGGGCGGTGAGCGGCCTGCTCATCCTCGGGATCTTCGTGGCGATCCTCGTGTCCGAGCGGGCTGCGGTCGTGATCGGCCAGACCTTCGACAAGGTGCTGGGCCGGTTGTTCCGACGACGCACCATGCGCGTCAAGGACCTCGTCATCGACCTGCGGGCCCGGATCAGTGACGTCGTGCGCACCGGGTGGCTCAGCATGACGCTCGGCCTGGTCGGCTTCTTCGGCGTCTACTACGTGCTCTTCCTCGTCTGCATGCGCACGACGGGGGTCGACCTGTTCTACGGCCAGCTCTTCGCGGCCTACGCCCTGGGCCGCCTGCTCACCGCGGTCGGCGTCACCCCGGGCGGGCTGGGCGTCACCGAGGCCGCAACCTCTGCCGCGCTCATCGCTTGGGGCGCCGACCCCGCGCAAGCGGTCGCCGGCGCGGTGCTGTTCTCGGTCTACACCCACCTCATGGAGATCCCGCTGGGTGCGCTGGGGTGGCTCGCGTGGTCGGTCAGCCCGAAGAAGGAGCCGGTCGAGGACGCCGCCCCCGTGGAGGCCTCGCATGGCTGAGGACGGGACCCGGTCGGACGGTCCGGCCGACGACGCCGCTGCACGCCGGGCCGAACGCGCCGAGCGCGCGGACTACCACGTCGAGGCCGACCGCAAGCGCCGTGAGCGCGAGGCGGTGAAGGCCCAGGCGATGATCGACGAGTTCGTCCAGCAGGTGGCAGCCGCCGGCTACCCGACCCAGGAGCTCACCGCTCGTCCGTGGTCCGGCAAGGGCCGCTACAAGACCGGGATCACCGGGTGGTACCTGCGCCGCGACCAGTCGATCGGCATCGGCACCGACGGCGCCTACTACGTGCTCGTCGTCCCCACCGAGCGGTTCGGGCGTTGGCGCACCGTCACGGTCGAGCCGACCCAGCCAGTGCTCCAGGTCGGGGCAGGCGCCCGCGACGGCGAGTCGGCGACGCTCGAGGAGCTGCTGCGGCTGCGCCTCGAGTGGGGCACCGACCCCGACGCCTGAAACGGCGACCGGCTCAGGCGCGACGGATGTTCCAGCGGTGGCCGAACGGGTCCACCAGCCATCCCGATCGGCCGCCGGGGTCGTCAGCCACCGGTCGGGTGGCGGTCGCACCGGCCCCCACTGCGGCCGCAAAGGTCCGGTCGGGGTCCTCGACACCGAGGACCGTGGCCGAAGTGGCATGGCCGAGCGTCGACGGGGAGTAGGCGCCGAGGTCCTGGTACTCGTCGGAGACGTGGAAGGTCGCGCTGTCGACGGCGAGGGTCGCATGGGCGAGCCGATCACCGTCGTCGAAGCGTTCGACCACGGTCGCCCCGAAGGCCGCGACGTAGAAGGCCAGAGCCGCCGATCCGTCATGGACGCTGAGGTAGGGGGTCACGGTCGTCATCGCTTCACCGTAGCGTCGGATGTCCCGCCGGTGGGTCGCTGAGGAGGCGGAAGAGCCGCGCCCGCAGCATCGCCTGGCACTCTCGACCCTGGCTCCAGGAGTCGACCACGGCCGGGTCGGCACCGTGCCAGGTCACCGCATCCAGGACGCAGACCGCCTCGGCCCACAGCGCAGGCCGCCAGTACGGCGCGAGGTCGATGACGACCGGTGTCCCGTGCGCGTCCAGCAGGACGTTGCCGGCGAGGTCGCCGTGGACGAGCTGGTCCGGCCCGAGGTCGGCGTCGGGGTCCAGCTCACCGACCCATCGCTTCGCCTCGGACCCGTATGGCGCTACGGCGGCTGCCAGCGCGTCCGCCGGCCCCCAGACCAGGCGGTCGGCTCGAGCCCACCGGTCGTTGCGCTCGTCGAGGCCGGCCGGTCGCTCGCGCACGGTGACGTCAAGACGGGCATGCAGCACCCGGCCGGTGGCCACCAGGACGTCGAGGTCGGTGCAGGCGGTCGTGTCGGGTTCGTAGCGGCTCGCTGCCCAGCCGTCGACGACCCACGACCCAGCTCGTGACGGGATGGGCATGGCGATCCGCATCGCGCGTGGTCGCTCGAGGTCCAGTCCGACAGCGAGACGGGCGAGCACCGGGCTGAGCCAGTCCTGGGTCGTCGCGTCCCGCCCCGGCGAGAGCACGAGGTCGCCGGCCACGACGCTGCCGCCGTGGCCGCCGGGCAGCGGCCGGACGTCGTCGGGGACGGCGAACAGGTCGAGCACCCGAGCCGGGACCGCCGGGACCGTGGCGGTGGTGACCGGCGACGGAGCCGAGCCGTCGGGCACGAGGTGCGCAGGCGCCATACCGGAGCCGTTGCCGTCAGCGCTTGACGAGGCGACGCACCTGACGGGTGCGGGCCTCATCGGCGAAGGCGTCGTCCTGCGCGACCGGCTCGAACGGGCGCCCGGTGGCGCGCTCGGCGGCGAGCCCGATGAGGGCGTCGGCGAGCGCGGGGTTCGCGGGCAGGATCGGGCCGTGGAGGTAGGAGCCGAATACGTTGCCGGTGCGGGCGCCCTCGGTCTGGTCGGTGCCGTTGTTGCCGAATCCCGACTTCACCGTGCCGAAGGCAGCCTGGCCGGAGCCCAAAGTCGTTGAGCCAGAGTGGTTCTCGTAGCCCACAACATCCCCGAACTCGGTGTCGAGGACGACCGGGCCGATCATGCGCTTGGCGTTGCCCTGGGTCGTGACGTCGAGGATGCCGAGGCCGGGCAGGCGCTTGCCCTCGACGGTGATGAAGGCGTTGCCGAAGAGCTGGTACATCCCGCAGATCATGAGCATCGGCGTGCCTTCTGCGGCGAGGCCGCGCAGCCGGTCGGCGATCTGCTCGAGGTCCTCCTCGACGCGGACCTGGCCGGAGTCCTGGCCGCCACCGCCGAGGACGAGGTGCACCGTCTCGGGGAACGCGCTGCCCGGGTGGTGCTGGTGGACGACGGGGCTGTACCCGTGGCGGCGGATGCGGGCGGCGAGCGCACGCGTGTTGCCGAGGTCGCCGTAGATGCTCATCTCGCGCGGGTAGAGGTGCACGAGGTGGATGGCGCCCTTGCCGACGCGGTCGCCCTCGGGGACCACCGCGGAGTCCGTCGGCTCACCGGGGATGAAGACGTCCTGCGGGTATGCCGCGGACTCACCCGCGTGGGCGGCGCTGGCCGGCGCGTCGGTCGGGCCGGGCGTCGGGTCGGTCGGGACCGCACCGGGGGGTGGCTGGATGGTCATGAGGCCTCCTCGCCGATGTCGGGCAGGTCGTAGCGGGCGGCGAGCACCCGGCGCAGCGCCATCATCGCGGTGTAGGTGCAGAAGATCCGCTTGGGCTCGCTCGGGTGGGCGGCGAGGAACGCGTCGAGCGCCGTCTCCAGGTCCGGCTCGACCCGCTCGACGGCGACGTCGTCGTACTGAAGGCGCAGCGCCATGTCGTAGCCGCGGACACCACTGGTCACCGCGACCCCGCGGTCGCGCAGGCTCTCGAAGCTGACGTCGTAGAGCCAGGAGACGTCGCGGCCGTCGGCGTAGTTGTCGTTGATGGCGACCATGGTCGCGACGGGTGTCGTGCCGTAGGTGCCGAGGGCCACGGTGAAGCCGGCGGGGTTCTTGACCAGGACGAGCTCGAGCGGCTGGCCGTCGACGTCGACGACCTCACCGCGGCCGAACGGCGGGGTCACCGCGCGCAGAGCCGATGCCGCCCGGTCCGGGTCGAAGGCGTCCCCGAGCAGCATCCGGGCGGTGGCCGTCGCGGCGGTGGCGTTGATCATCGCGGCGAGTCCGCGCTGCTGGAGCTCGAGCGGGCCGACCGTGCCGGACCCGGGGGCACCGTCGCCGAAGAGGACCTCGAAGGAGCGTTCGTCGCTGGGCTTGAGCAGGCCGTCGTCGGGGCCGGCGGTCGGCGGGACGAAGTCGTCCTCGAACCGGACGTCCTGCTCCTGGAGCTCTGGCAGCCGGTCGGCGATGGAAGCGTCGACACCGAAGTAGTGGACGCCGACTCCGGGGGCGACGCGGTCGCGGATCCGGGAGACGAAGGAGTCGTCGAGGTTGAGCACGACCCCGCTCGTGGTCTGTTCGGCGAGGCTGGCCAGCAGCTGGGCCGTGTGGTCGATCTCTGCGAACCGGTCGAGCTGGTCGCGCGCGACGTTGAGCAGCAGGGCGTGGGTGGGCTTCACGGCGGCGACGAACTTGAGGGCGTGCGCCTCGTCGAGCTCGAGGACGGCCATGTCGGCCACCAGCCGGCCGCGCAACGGCAGCTCGCCGAGCATCGAGGAGATGACGCCGCGGGTGAAGTTGCTGCCGGTGGGGTTGGTGAAGACGGTCCGGCCGTGCGCCCGGAGCACGGCGACGAGCATCTTCGTCGTCGTGGTCTTGCCGTTGGTGCCGGTCACCACGAGGATCCCGCCGCGGACGTCCGCGAGCGCGTGGGCGAGGAACCCGGGGTCCACCTTCTCGGCCACCAGGCCCGGGAGGGCGGAGCCACCGCCGCGCAGGCGTGACGCAGCCCTTGCAGCCTTGCCTGCGACCACTGCCGCCGTCGTCCTCAGCACCCTGCAAACCCTAACGGTGTCGGCGGGTGCCGCCGGCACGCGACCCCGCCGGGGTGGACGAGGTCAGTGCGCCACGCCGGTAATGCCCGGATCTCGGCCCGAGGGCCGAGGCCGCATCGTCCGATCGGACGTCCCTCGAAGGCAACTCCCCCGCGGTCGGGGTCGGCCCCATACGTTGTGCGTTGGCAGGGGTGCCCGATCTTGATCATGAGTGAGGACCGAACCACCGTGCACTACCGCGCAGCCCCGTGGCTGATCGACTACGCCCACCACCCCGAGCTGGTGGAGGAGCTCGAGGGACTCGGACTGCTCCCGGCGGGATGCCTCGTCCTCGACAACGGCAACGACCCGTCCCTGGCGTGGACGGCGAGCTACGACGAGGACGCCAGCCGCTACTTCCTCGAGAACACCGAGCGGCCCGAGCCGATCCTCGTGACCCCGTGCGCGACCGTCGCCGTCGAGGTCAGCGACTGGTACGGCGGCGCGTCGATGCGCGTGCGCACCCTCATGGCCGACGGCGCGCTCGTCGAGACCAAGCTGCGCTGGCCGTGCATGCCGCCGTGGCCGCGCAAGATGCAGCGGGCGGTACGCCTCACCACCCTCGAGACGGAGATGACCCGGCACGCGGCCAGCGGACGCAGCGTGCTCGTCGCCGACGGAACGCCGGCGCAGGTGCTGGCCCGGCACCGCGACCACGTACGGCGCGTGGAGCGGGAGCGCACGACCGTCGCCGTCCCCCTCGGCTCGCTCGACGACGTCGTGGACGTCGCCAACACGGCCTTCAAGCACGCCGAGCAGGTGGAGACCGCGAGCGTGCTCGTCGTCGGGCTCGCGCACATGGTGGCCGTCCTCATCGCGCTCGTCCTCGTGGTCGTGGGGTTCTGGCACCGGTCGTTCTGGCTGCTGGCGCTGGTCGTCCCGGTCGCCGGGGTCGCGTGGTGGGCCAGCGTCCCGTTAGTGGTGATGGCCCGGAAGTGGCGCAGCATCCGCCCGCCCTTCCCCTGGACCAAGGACCAGCGCAGCCGCTTCCTCACCCCCCGCGGCTGAGTCCCCACCTCCCCCTCGCCCACAGCCGGCTCCTCCCGGCCGCGCTCACCGAAACTCACTTGGTCGACGAGCGACCAGCAGCCAGAGTGTGAGGAGTCATCACCGCCGCGGGAGGAGGCCTCGTGCAGATCGACACCGTTTCCCTCGATCAGGCCGTGGCCGAGCGACCTTTCACCGGCGTCATCCGGGTGGATGTCGGCGACGAGTGCGTGCTGGCGCGCAGCGAGGGGTTCCTCCACCGGGGCCTGCGCGTGCCG carries:
- a CDS encoding VOC family protein, which translates into the protein MTTVTPYLSVHDGSAALAFYVAAFGATVVERFDDGDRLAHATLAVDSATFHVSDEYQDLGAYSPSTLGHATSATVLGVEDPDRTFAAAVGAGATATRPVADDPGGRSGWLVDPFGHRWNIRRA
- a CDS encoding Mur ligase family protein, producing the protein MLRTTAAVVAGKAARAASRLRGGGSALPGLVAEKVDPGFLAHALADVRGGILVVTGTNGKTTTTKMLVAVLRAHGRTVFTNPTGSNFTRGVISSMLGELPLRGRLVADMAVLELDEAHALKFVAAVKPTHALLLNVARDQLDRFAEIDHTAQLLASLAEQTTSGVVLNLDDSFVSRIRDRVAPGVGVHYFGVDASIADRLPELQEQDVRFEDDFVPPTAGPDDGLLKPSDERSFEVLFGDGAPGSGTVGPLELQQRGLAAMINATAATATARMLLGDAFDPDRAASALRAVTPPFGRGEVVDVDGQPLELVLVKNPAGFTVALGTYGTTPVATMVAINDNYADGRDVSWLYDVSFESLRDRGVAVTSGVRGYDMALRLQYDDVAVERVEPDLETALDAFLAAHPSEPKRIFCTYTAMMALRRVLAARYDLPDIGEEAS
- a CDS encoding cobalamin biosynthesis protein CobB, with product MTIQPPPGAVPTDPTPGPTDAPASAAHAGESAAYPQDVFIPGEPTDSAVVPEGDRVGKGAIHLVHLYPREMSIYGDLGNTRALAARIRRHGYSPVVHQHHPGSAFPETVHLVLGGGGQDSGQVRVEEDLEQIADRLRGLAAEGTPMLMICGMYQLFGNAFITVEGKRLPGLGILDVTTQGNAKRMIGPVVLDTEFGDVVGYENHSGSTTLGSGQAAFGTVKSGFGNNGTDQTEGARTGNVFGSYLHGPILPANPALADALIGLAAERATGRPFEPVAQDDAFADEARTRQVRRLVKR
- a CDS encoding aminoglycoside phosphotransferase, producing the protein MAPAHLVPDGSAPSPVTTATVPAVPARVLDLFAVPDDVRPLPGGHGGSVVAGDLVLSPGRDATTQDWLSPVLARLAVGLDLERPRAMRIAMPIPSRAGSWVVDGWAASRYEPDTTACTDLDVLVATGRVLHARLDVTVRERPAGLDERNDRWARADRLVWGPADALAAAVAPYGSEAKRWVGELDPDADLGPDQLVHGDLAGNVLLDAHGTPVVIDLAPYWRPALWAEAVCVLDAVTWHGADPAVVDSWSQGRECQAMLRARLFRLLSDPPAGHPTLR
- a CDS encoding lysylphosphatidylglycerol synthase transmembrane domain-containing protein, translating into MSAATTAEEPGTAPARSRGRTIVQGVFGLGLAAALLIWGLPRVSNVTWSEIWHVLSGVPVTTAVLLLVGVVIGLYCYTFTLTGSLRGLRHWQALIVNVAGSSVGNLLPGGGAAGLAATYTICRSWGFSRRDISTSAIVTGVWNVLARIALPLIAIAALLAGRDPDVPNALEDAAVAGAVSGLLILGIFVAILVSERAAVVIGQTFDKVLGRLFRRRTMRVKDLVIDLRARISDVVRTGWLSMTLGLVGFFGVYYVLFLVCMRTTGVDLFYGQLFAAYALGRLLTAVGVTPGGLGVTEAATSAALIAWGADPAQAVAGAVLFSVYTHLMEIPLGALGWLAWSVSPKKEPVEDAAPVEASHG